A region from the Citrobacter koseri ATCC BAA-895 genome encodes:
- the ycaC gene encoding isochorismate family cysteine hydrolase YcaC: protein MTKPYVRLDKNDAAVLLVDHQAGLLSLVRDIDPDKFKNNVLALGDLAKYFNLPTILTTSFETGPNGPLVPELKAQFPDAPYIARPGNINAWDNEDFVKAVKATGKKQLIIAGVVTEVCVAFPALSAIEEGFDVFVVTDASGTFNEITRHSAWDRMSQAGAQLMTWFGVACELHRDWRNDIEGLATLFSNHIPDYRNLMTSYDTLTKQK from the coding sequence ATGACTAAGCCTTACGTTCGTCTCGATAAAAATGATGCCGCGGTTCTTTTAGTTGATCACCAGGCGGGGCTGCTGTCTCTTGTACGAGACATCGATCCTGACAAATTCAAAAATAACGTTCTCGCACTTGGCGATTTAGCCAAATACTTCAACCTCCCCACCATCCTTACCACCAGTTTCGAAACGGGGCCAAACGGGCCGCTGGTGCCGGAATTGAAAGCACAGTTCCCCGATGCCCCCTACATTGCACGCCCCGGGAACATCAACGCGTGGGACAATGAAGATTTCGTGAAAGCCGTTAAGGCGACAGGTAAAAAGCAGCTCATCATTGCGGGGGTTGTCACGGAAGTGTGCGTGGCCTTCCCCGCCCTCTCTGCGATTGAAGAAGGGTTCGATGTGTTTGTCGTGACCGATGCGTCAGGCACCTTTAATGAAATTACCCGTCACTCCGCCTGGGATCGCATGTCGCAGGCTGGCGCGCAATTAATGACATGGTTTGGCGTGGCGTGTGAGTTACACCGCGACTGGCGTAATGATATCGAAGGTCTGGCGACGCTGTTCTCTAATCACATTCCTGATTATCGCAATCTGATGACCAGCTACGACACGTTAACTAAGCAGAAGTAA
- the ycaO gene encoding 30S ribosomal protein S12 methylthiotransferase accessory factor YcaO, which yields MTQTFIPGKDAALEDSIARFQQKLLDLGFHIEEASWLNPVPNVWSVHIRDKECALCFTNGKGATKKAALASALGEYFERLSTNYFFADFWLGETIANGPFVHYPNEKWFPLTDDDALPEGLLDDRLRAFYDPENELAGSMLIDLQSGNEDRGICGLPFTRQSDNHTVYIPMNIIGNLYVSNGMSAGNTRNEARVQGLSEVFERHVKNRIIAESISLPEIPADVLARYPAVVEAIAKLEAEGFPIFAYDGSLGGQYPVICVVLFNPANGTCFASFGAHPDFGVALERTVTELLQGRGLKDLDVFTPPTFDDEEVAEHTNLETHFIDSSGLISWDLFKQDADYPFADWSFSGTTEEEFATLMAIFNAEDKEVYIADYEHLGVYACRIIVPGMSDIYPAEDLWLANNSMGSHLRETLLALPGSAWEKEAYLNLIEQLDEEGFDDFTRVRELLGLATGPDNGWYTLRIGELKAMLALAGGDLEQALIWTEWTMEFNASIFSAERANYYRCLQTLLLLAQEEDREPLQYLNAFVRMYGAEAVEAASAALSGEAAFYGLQAVDSDLHAFASHQSLLKAYEKLQRAKAAHWSK from the coding sequence CAACGGCAAAGGCGCAACCAAAAAAGCCGCGCTGGCTTCCGCGCTGGGTGAATATTTTGAGCGTCTGTCCACCAACTATTTCTTCGCCGATTTCTGGCTGGGTGAAACCATCGCCAATGGCCCGTTCGTGCATTATCCGAATGAAAAATGGTTCCCGCTAACCGATGACGACGCCCTGCCGGAAGGGTTACTGGATGACCGTCTGCGCGCGTTCTACGACCCGGAAAACGAGCTGGCTGGAAGCATGCTTATCGATCTGCAATCCGGTAACGAAGATCGCGGTATCTGCGGCCTGCCGTTTACCCGCCAGTCTGATAATCACACCGTGTATATTCCGATGAACATTATCGGCAACCTGTACGTTTCCAACGGAATGTCGGCTGGTAACACCCGCAACGAAGCGCGTGTGCAGGGTTTGTCTGAAGTGTTCGAACGTCATGTTAAAAACCGCATCATCGCCGAAAGCATTAGCCTACCGGAAATTCCAGCCGATGTGCTGGCACGCTACCCGGCAGTGGTAGAGGCCATCGCTAAGCTGGAGGCGGAAGGTTTCCCAATCTTCGCTTATGACGGCTCGCTGGGCGGTCAGTATCCGGTTATCTGCGTCGTCCTGTTCAACCCGGCCAACGGCACCTGCTTCGCCTCCTTCGGCGCGCATCCTGATTTCGGCGTTGCGCTGGAGCGCACCGTCACCGAGCTGTTGCAGGGCCGTGGGCTGAAAGATCTTGATGTCTTTACCCCGCCAACGTTCGACGACGAAGAAGTGGCTGAACATACTAACCTTGAGACGCACTTCATTGACTCCAGCGGTTTGATCTCCTGGGATCTGTTCAAGCAGGATGCCGACTATCCGTTTGCTGACTGGAGTTTCTCCGGCACTACGGAAGAAGAGTTCGCCACGCTGATGGCAATCTTCAATGCGGAAGATAAAGAGGTCTATATTGCCGACTATGAGCACCTCGGCGTTTATGCCTGCCGCATTATTGTGCCGGGCATGTCTGATATTTATCCGGCAGAAGATCTGTGGCTCGCCAACAACAGCATGGGCAGCCATCTGCGCGAAACCCTCCTCGCCCTGCCGGGCAGCGCATGGGAGAAAGAGGCTTACCTCAATCTGATTGAACAATTAGATGAAGAAGGCTTTGATGACTTTACCCGCGTGCGCGAGTTACTTGGCCTGGCGACAGGCCCGGATAATGGCTGGTATACCCTGCGCATCGGTGAGCTTAAAGCAATGCTGGCGCTGGCTGGCGGCGATCTGGAGCAGGCGCTGATCTGGACAGAGTGGACGATGGAATTCAACGCCTCCATCTTTAGCGCTGAACGTGCGAACTACTACCGCTGTCTGCAAACGCTGCTGCTTCTGGCGCAGGAAGAAGACCGCGAACCGCTGCAATACCTGAATGCTTTCGTTCGGATGTATGGCGCCGAAGCTGTTGAAGCGGCCAGCGCGGCACTGAGCGGCGAAGCGGCATTTTATGGGCTGCAAGCGGTTGATAGCGATCTGCATGCTTTCGCATCACATCAGTCTCTGCTGAAAGCCTATGAGAAATTGCAGCGCGCCAAGGCCGCTCACTGGTCAAAATAG
- a CDS encoding dimethyl sulfoxide reductase anchor subunit family protein, which translates to MGSGWHEWPLMIFTVFGQCVVGGFIVLALALMKGELRTESQQRVLTGMFALWVLMGIGFIASMLHLGSPMRAFNSLNRVGSSALSNEIASGLLFFAVGGIGWLLAVLKKLSPALRNLWLVVTIVLGVIFVWMMVRVYNSIDTVPTWYSIWTPLGFFLTLFMGGPLLGYLLLRIAGIDGWAMRLLPVISVLALVVSAIMSVMQGAELATIHSSIQQASALVPDYGSLMAWRIVVLVVALCCWIVPQLKGYQPAVPLLSVAFILLLVGELIGRGVFYGLHMTVGMAVAS; encoded by the coding sequence TCGGCGGTTTTATCGTTCTGGCTCTGGCGCTGATGAAAGGCGAGTTGCGTACCGAATCTCAACAGCGTGTGCTGACCGGCATGTTTGCTCTGTGGGTGCTAATGGGAATTGGCTTCATCGCGTCTATGCTGCATCTGGGGTCGCCAATGCGCGCCTTCAATTCGCTGAACCGCGTGGGCTCGTCGGCATTGAGTAATGAAATTGCCAGCGGCTTGCTCTTTTTTGCCGTCGGCGGGATCGGCTGGTTACTGGCGGTGCTGAAAAAGCTCTCTCCGGCGCTGCGTAATCTCTGGCTGGTTGTGACGATCGTGCTGGGCGTTATCTTTGTCTGGATGATGGTGCGCGTGTATAACAGCATTGATACCGTACCGACCTGGTACAGCATCTGGACGCCGCTGGGCTTCTTCCTGACGCTGTTTATGGGGGGGCCGTTGCTGGGTTATCTGCTGCTGCGTATTGCGGGCATCGATGGCTGGGCGATGCGTCTGCTGCCCGTAATTTCAGTCCTCGCACTGGTGGTCAGCGCCATTATGTCAGTGATGCAGGGAGCGGAGCTGGCGACAATTCATAGCTCCATCCAGCAGGCTTCTGCGCTCGTACCGGATTATGGTTCGCTGATGGCCTGGCGTATTGTGGTGCTGGTCGTGGCACTGTGCTGCTGGATTGTGCCGCAGTTGAAAGGTTATCAACCTGCGGTTCCGCTGCTGTCGGTGGCGTTTATCCTGCTGCTGGTGGGGGAACTGATTGGTCGCGGCGTATTCTACGGGCTCCATATGACCGTGGGAATGGCGGTGGCGAGTTAA
- the pflA gene encoding pyruvate formate lyase 1-activating protein encodes MSVIGRIHSFESCGTVDGPGIRFITFFQGCLMRCLYCHNRDTWDTHGGKEVTVEDLMKEVVTYRHFMNASGGGVTASGGEAILQAEFVRDWFRACKKESIHTCLDTNGFVRRYDPVIDELLEVTDLVMLDLKQMNDEIHQNLVGVSNHRTLEFAKYISAKGIKTWIRYVVVPGWSDDDDSAHRLGEFTRDMGNVEKIELLPYHELGKHKWVAMGEEYKLDGVKPPKKETMERVKGILEQYGHKVMY; translated from the coding sequence ATGTCAGTTATTGGTCGCATTCACTCCTTTGAATCCTGTGGCACCGTTGACGGCCCGGGCATCCGCTTTATTACATTCTTCCAGGGCTGTCTGATGCGATGCCTGTATTGCCATAACCGCGACACCTGGGATACGCATGGCGGCAAAGAAGTTACCGTTGAAGATCTGATGAAAGAGGTCGTCACCTACCGCCACTTTATGAACGCATCCGGCGGCGGCGTAACGGCTTCCGGCGGCGAAGCGATCTTACAGGCAGAGTTTGTTCGCGACTGGTTCCGCGCCTGTAAGAAAGAAAGCATCCATACCTGTCTTGATACCAACGGCTTTGTTCGCCGCTACGATCCGGTCATCGATGAACTGCTGGAAGTCACCGACCTGGTGATGCTTGACCTGAAGCAGATGAATGACGAGATTCATCAGAATCTGGTTGGCGTATCCAACCATCGCACTCTGGAGTTCGCCAAATACATCTCTGCAAAGGGCATTAAGACCTGGATTCGCTACGTTGTGGTGCCGGGCTGGTCTGACGATGACGACTCCGCACACCGCCTGGGCGAATTCACCCGCGATATGGGCAACGTTGAAAAAATCGAACTGCTGCCCTATCACGAGTTAGGCAAACACAAATGGGTCGCAATGGGCGAAGAATACAAGCTTGATGGCGTTAAACCGCCGAAGAAAGAAACCATGGAGCGCGTAAAAGGTATTCTTGAGCAGTACGGTCATAAAGTGATGTACTGA
- the focA gene encoding formate transporter FocA: MKADNPFDLLLPAAMAKVAEEAGVYKATKHPLKTFYLAITAGVFISIAFVFYITATTGTGTMPFGMAKLVGGICFSLGLILCVICGADLFTSTVLIVVAKASGRITWGQLAKNWLNVYFGNLIGCLLFVLLMWLSGEYMTANGGWGLNVLQTADHKMHHTFIEAVCLGILANLMVCLAVWMSYSGRSLMDKAFIMVLPVAMFVASGFEHSIANMFMIPMGIVIRDFATPEFWAAVGSSPESFSHLTVMNFITDNLIPVTIGNIIGGGLLVGLTYWVIYLRGDDHHC, encoded by the coding sequence GTGAAAGCTGACAACCCTTTTGATCTATTACTCCCTGCTGCAATGGCCAAAGTGGCCGAAGAGGCAGGTGTCTATAAAGCAACGAAACATCCGCTGAAGACTTTCTATCTGGCGATTACCGCGGGTGTGTTCATTTCCATTGCCTTTGTTTTCTATATCACCGCCACAACCGGTACAGGCACAATGCCTTTTGGTATGGCGAAACTGGTTGGAGGCATCTGCTTCTCGCTGGGGCTGATTCTCTGTGTTATCTGCGGCGCAGATCTTTTCACATCAACAGTGCTGATTGTTGTCGCGAAAGCGAGCGGCCGAATCACATGGGGCCAACTGGCAAAAAACTGGCTCAACGTTTATTTTGGTAACCTGATCGGTTGTCTGCTCTTTGTGTTGTTGATGTGGCTTTCCGGCGAGTATATGACCGCCAACGGCGGATGGGGGCTTAACGTCCTGCAAACCGCCGACCACAAGATGCATCATACTTTTATTGAAGCTGTCTGCCTGGGTATCCTGGCTAACCTGATGGTTTGCCTGGCCGTGTGGATGAGCTACTCGGGCCGTAGCCTGATGGACAAAGCGTTTATCATGGTATTGCCCGTCGCCATGTTTGTTGCCAGCGGTTTTGAGCACAGCATCGCAAACATGTTTATGATTCCGATGGGGATTGTAATCCGTGACTTCGCCACACCGGAATTCTGGGCCGCAGTGGGCTCCAGTCCGGAAAGTTTTTCTCACCTGACCGTGATGAATTTCATCACCGATAACCTGATTCCGGTCACAATCGGTAACATTATCGGCGGCGGTTTATTGGTCGGGTTGACATACTGGGTCATTTACCTGCGTGGCGACGATCATCATTGCTGA
- a CDS encoding MFS transporter translates to MSIYTRPVMLLLCGLLLLTLAIAVLNTLVPLWLAQESLATWQVGMVSSSYFTGNLVGTLLTGYLIKRLGFNRSYYIASLIFAAGCVGLGMMIGFWSWLAWRFVAGVGCAMIWVVVESALMCSGTSRNRGRLLAAYMMVYYVGTFLGQLLVSKVPTELMSVLPWVTGMILAGILPLLFTRILNQQSEEHDTTPITSMLRLRQARLGVNGCIISGIVLGSLYGLMPLYLNHQGISNASIGFWMAVLVSAGILGQWPIGRLADKFGRLLVLRVQVFVVILGSIAMLTQAAMAPALFILGAAGFTLYPVAMAWACEKVERHQLVAMNQALLLSYTVGSLLGPSFTAMLMQNYSDNLLFIMIASVSFVYLLMLLRNAGHTPTPVAHV, encoded by the coding sequence ATGTCCATCTATACCCGGCCCGTTATGCTTTTGCTGTGCGGCCTGCTTTTGTTGACCCTGGCGATCGCAGTATTAAACACGCTCGTCCCCTTGTGGCTTGCCCAGGAAAGCCTGGCAACCTGGCAGGTCGGTATGGTCAGTTCGTCCTACTTTACCGGGAATCTGGTTGGGACGTTGCTTACCGGGTATTTAATCAAGCGCCTGGGCTTTAACCGCAGTTACTATATTGCCTCGCTCATTTTTGCGGCGGGTTGCGTAGGGCTGGGCATGATGATTGGTTTCTGGAGCTGGCTGGCCTGGCGCTTTGTTGCCGGCGTGGGCTGCGCCATGATTTGGGTCGTGGTGGAAAGCGCTCTGATGTGCAGCGGAACATCCCGCAATCGTGGGCGGTTGCTGGCTGCGTACATGATGGTCTATTACGTGGGAACGTTTTTGGGGCAACTGCTGGTCAGTAAAGTTCCGACAGAATTAATGAGCGTTCTGCCGTGGGTAACCGGCATGATTCTGGCGGGCATTTTGCCGCTGCTCTTTACCCGTATCCTGAATCAGCAGTCGGAAGAACACGATACGACGCCGATTACGTCAATGCTGAGACTGCGTCAGGCGCGGTTAGGTGTAAACGGGTGCATTATTTCCGGGATTGTACTGGGATCGCTGTATGGCCTGATGCCGCTGTATCTTAATCATCAGGGGATTAGCAATGCGAGCATCGGTTTCTGGATGGCCGTGCTGGTGAGCGCCGGTATTTTAGGCCAATGGCCGATTGGTCGTCTGGCCGATAAGTTTGGTCGTCTTCTGGTGCTGCGTGTACAGGTCTTTGTGGTGATCCTCGGCAGTATTGCCATGCTGACTCAGGCTGCGATGGCGCCCGCCTTATTCATTCTGGGGGCGGCAGGCTTTACGCTCTATCCCGTCGCGATGGCCTGGGCTTGTGAAAAGGTAGAACGTCATCAGCTTGTGGCAATGAACCAGGCGTTGCTGCTCAGCTATACCGTAGGCAGCCTGCTGGGGCCGTCATTTACCGCGATGCTGATGCAGAATTACTCTGATAATCTGTTGTTTATTATGATTGCCAGCGTCTCGTTTGTTTATTTGCTCATGCTGCTGCGCAACGCAGGACATACGCCGACGCCTGTGGCGCACGTTTAA
- the pflB gene encoding formate C-acetyltransferase gives MSELNEKLATAWEGFTKGDWQNEVNVRDFIQKNYTPYEGDESFLAGATNATTALWDSVMEGVKQENRTHAPVDFDTSVASTITSHDAGYINKALEKIVGLQTEAPLKRAIIPFGGIKMVEGSCKAYNRELDPMLKKIFTEYRKTHNQGVFDVYTKDILNCRKSGVLTGLPDAYGRGRIIGDYRRVALYGIDFLMKDKYAQFVSLQSDLENGVNLEATIRLREEIAEQHRALGQIKEMAAKYGCDISGPATNAQEAIQWTYFGYLAAVKSQNGAAMSFGRVSTFLDAYIERDIKAGKITEQDAQEMIDHLVMKLRMVRFLRTPEYDELFSGDPIWATESIGGMGVDGRTLVTKNSFRFLNTLYTMGPSPEPNITVLWSEKLPLNFKKFAAKVSIDTSSLQYENDDLMRPDFNNDDYAIACCVSPMVVGKQMQFFGARANLAKTMLYAINGGVDEKLKMQVGPKSEPIKGDVLNFDEVMDRMDHFMDWLAKQYVTALNVIHYMHDKYSYEASLMALHDRDVIRTMACGIAGLSVAADSLSAIKYAKVKPIRDEDGLAVDFEIEGEYPQFGNNDSRVDDMAVDLVERFMKKIQKLTTYRGAIPTQSVLTITSNVVYGKKTGNTPDGRRAGAPFGPGANPMHGRDQKGAVASLTSVAKLPFAYAKDGISYTFSIVPNALGKDDEVRKTNLAGLMDGYFHHEASIEGGQHLNVNVMNREMLLDAMEHPEKYPQLTIRVSGYAVRFNSLTKEQQQDVITRTFTQTM, from the coding sequence ATGTCCGAGCTTAATGAAAAGTTAGCCACAGCCTGGGAAGGTTTTACCAAAGGTGACTGGCAGAATGAAGTAAACGTCCGTGACTTCATTCAGAAAAACTACACTCCGTACGAGGGTGATGAGTCCTTCCTGGCTGGCGCGACGAATGCGACCACTGCACTGTGGGACAGCGTAATGGAAGGCGTTAAACAGGAAAACCGCACTCACGCGCCTGTTGACTTTGACACCTCCGTTGCTTCTACCATCACTTCTCACGACGCTGGCTACATCAATAAAGCGCTTGAGAAAATCGTTGGTCTGCAAACTGAAGCTCCGCTGAAACGTGCGATCATCCCGTTCGGTGGTATCAAAATGGTTGAAGGTTCCTGCAAAGCGTACAATCGCGAGCTGGACCCAATGCTGAAAAAAATCTTCACCGAATACCGCAAAACCCACAACCAGGGTGTATTCGATGTTTATACCAAAGACATTCTGAACTGCCGTAAATCTGGTGTTCTGACTGGTCTGCCAGATGCGTATGGCCGTGGCCGTATCATCGGTGACTACCGTCGCGTTGCGCTGTACGGTATCGACTTCCTGATGAAAGACAAATACGCCCAGTTCGTCTCTTTGCAGTCTGACCTGGAAAACGGCGTAAACCTGGAAGCGACTATCCGTCTGCGTGAAGAAATTGCTGAACAGCACCGCGCGCTGGGTCAGATCAAAGAGATGGCGGCTAAATATGGCTGCGATATCTCTGGTCCGGCTACCAACGCTCAGGAAGCTATCCAGTGGACCTACTTCGGCTACCTGGCCGCTGTTAAGTCTCAGAACGGTGCAGCAATGTCCTTCGGTCGCGTATCCACCTTCCTGGATGCGTACATTGAACGTGATATCAAAGCAGGCAAAATCACCGAACAAGACGCACAGGAAATGATTGACCACCTGGTCATGAAACTGCGTATGGTTCGCTTCCTGCGTACGCCGGAATACGATGAACTGTTCTCTGGCGACCCGATTTGGGCAACTGAATCTATCGGCGGTATGGGCGTTGACGGCCGTACTCTGGTTACCAAAAACAGCTTCCGCTTCCTGAACACCCTGTACACCATGGGTCCGTCTCCTGAGCCGAACATCACCGTTCTGTGGTCTGAAAAACTGCCGCTGAACTTCAAGAAATTCGCCGCTAAAGTGTCCATCGACACCTCTTCTCTGCAATACGAGAACGATGACCTGATGCGTCCAGACTTCAACAACGATGACTACGCTATTGCTTGCTGCGTAAGCCCGATGGTTGTTGGTAAACAAATGCAGTTCTTCGGTGCGCGTGCAAACCTGGCGAAAACCATGCTGTACGCAATCAACGGCGGCGTTGATGAAAAACTGAAAATGCAGGTTGGTCCTAAATCTGAACCGATCAAAGGCGACGTTCTGAACTTCGACGAAGTGATGGACCGCATGGATCACTTCATGGACTGGCTGGCTAAACAGTATGTCACCGCGCTGAACGTTATCCACTACATGCACGACAAGTACAGCTACGAAGCCTCTCTGATGGCGCTGCACGACCGTGACGTTATCCGCACCATGGCGTGTGGTATCGCAGGTCTGTCCGTTGCTGCTGACTCCCTGTCTGCAATCAAATATGCGAAAGTTAAACCGATTCGTGACGAAGACGGCCTGGCTGTAGACTTCGAAATCGAAGGCGAATACCCGCAGTTTGGTAACAACGACTCTCGCGTTGATGACATGGCGGTTGACCTGGTAGAACGTTTCATGAAGAAAATTCAGAAACTGACCACTTACCGTGGCGCTATCCCGACTCAGTCTGTTCTGACCATCACTTCTAACGTTGTGTATGGTAAGAAAACCGGTAACACCCCAGACGGTCGTCGTGCTGGCGCGCCGTTCGGACCGGGTGCTAACCCAATGCACGGCCGTGACCAGAAAGGTGCTGTTGCCTCTCTGACCTCCGTTGCAAAACTGCCGTTTGCTTACGCTAAAGATGGTATCTCTTACACCTTCTCTATCGTTCCGAACGCTCTGGGTAAAGACGACGAAGTACGTAAAACCAACCTGGCGGGTCTGATGGATGGTTACTTCCACCACGAAGCGTCCATCGAAGGTGGTCAGCACCTGAACGTGAACGTGATGAACCGTGAAATGCTGCTGGACGCGATGGAACACCCGGAAAAATATCCGCAGCTGACCATCCGTGTATCAGGTTACGCAGTACGTTTTAACTCCCTGACGAAAGAACAACAGCAGGACGTTATTACTCGTACCTTCACTCAGACCATGTAA